One window of Gavia stellata isolate bGavSte3 chromosome Z, bGavSte3.hap2, whole genome shotgun sequence genomic DNA carries:
- the ENTREP1 gene encoding endosomal transmembrane epsin interactor 1 isoform X1 encodes MILLAYVFALLSIICVLLNLAGCILGCQGARFVSRVPRCYLVDMGENKTCFCCEEYNLIKCAEETALKVYHRKSCSATHLLLKKILFALCALNALTTAVCLVAAALYYLQIFATRRSCIDESQTEDQDHVLDPDDFVPPVPPPSYFATFYSCTPQTTRRMLGFDVIPLPHIYGARIKGVEVFCPLDPPPPYEAVRSQNSAEQEGALQISVVEVLDSGEVSDRQAFQGEEIPESSSRVSLLPSNASPVPAGARRRAFNPLRKRSKSDPVLHCWLLQGAVLSCETTMQTEVKPDLCAVTLRKSLRARASRGRPQSLIDYNSYTDTKRLVAWILEQSSCNMSPDIHELLENIKSVLKSDEKHMAEAITSAAFLEQVVMTSTQQAMSLSAHVSPFRPHPGLLYLESCGDLSTFTTDEDQLAEMRIQRAERERPHSFICVVRETAL; translated from the exons gtgGATATGGGTGAAAACAAGACTTGCTTCTGCTGTGAAGAATATAATCTCATTAAATGCGCAGAAGAGACTGCACTGAAGGTATACCACAGGAAGTCATGCAGTGCTACTCACCTTCTTCTCAAG aaaattctCTTTGCTCTTTGTGCCCTGAATGCTCTCACCACCGCAGTCTGCTTGGTAGCAGCTGCCCTATATTACTTACAGATTTTTGCAACACGAAGATCCTGCATA GATGAATCTCAGACTGAAGACCAAGATCATGTTTTGGATCCTGATGATTTTGTCCCACCTGTGCCACCTCCTTCCTATTTTGCAACTTTTTATTCTTGTACTCCACAAACGACTCGCAG GATGCTTGGCTTTGATGTGATTCCATTGCCCCATATCTATGGAGCACGAATCAAAGGTGTTGAAGTATTCTGCCCTCTGGACCCACCTCCTCCTTACGAAGCTGTGAGGAGCCAGAACAGCGCTGAGCAG gaagGTGCGCTACAAATAAGTGTCGTGGAAGTTCTTGATTCGGGGGAAGTGAGTGACAGGCAGGCCTTTCAAG GTGAAGAAATTCCTGAGTCTTCCAGCAGAGTGAGCCTTTTACCTTCAAATGCAAGCCCAGTGCCTGCAGGAGCACGAAGAAGAGCCTTCAATCCCTTGAGGAAAAGGTCTAAAAGTGACCCTGTGCTGCACTGCTGGTTGCTTCAAG GGGCAGTGCTCAGCTGTGAAACTACAATGCAGACTGAAGTAAAACCAGACCTCTGCGCTGTCACCTTGCGGAAGAGTTTGAGAGCAAGAGCTTCGAGGGGAAGACCCCAATCTTTGATAGACTACAACTCTTACACGGACACTAAGCGGCTTGTGGCATGGATCCTAGAGCAGTCCTCCTGCAACATGAGCCCTGACATACACGAATTGTTAGAAAATATCaagtctgttttaaaatcagatgaGAAACATATGGCAGAAGCTATCACCAGTGCCGCCTTCCTTGAGCAGGTA gtGATGACATCTACCCAGCAAGCCATGTCATTGAGTGCCCATGTGTCACCTTTCAGACCACATCCTGGATTGCTGTACCTGGAGAGCTGTGGTGACCTGAGTACTTTCACCACAGATGAAGATCAGCTAGCAGAGATGAGGATCCAGAGAGCAGAGCGTGAACGGCCTCACAGTTTTATTTGCGTTGTCAGGGAAACTGCACTTTGA
- the ENTREP1 gene encoding endosomal transmembrane epsin interactor 1 isoform X2 — protein MILLAYVFALLSIICVLLNLAGCILGCQGARFVSRVPRCYLVDMGENKTCFCCEEYNLIKCAEETALKVYHRKSCSATHLLLKDESQTEDQDHVLDPDDFVPPVPPPSYFATFYSCTPQTTRRMLGFDVIPLPHIYGARIKGVEVFCPLDPPPPYEAVRSQNSAEQEGALQISVVEVLDSGEVSDRQAFQGEEIPESSSRVSLLPSNASPVPAGARRRAFNPLRKRSKSDPVLHCWLLQGAVLSCETTMQTEVKPDLCAVTLRKSLRARASRGRPQSLIDYNSYTDTKRLVAWILEQSSCNMSPDIHELLENIKSVLKSDEKHMAEAITSAAFLEQVMTSTQQAMSLSAHVSPFRPHPGLLYLESCGDLSTFTTDEDQLAEMRIQRAERERPHSFICVVRETAL, from the exons gtgGATATGGGTGAAAACAAGACTTGCTTCTGCTGTGAAGAATATAATCTCATTAAATGCGCAGAAGAGACTGCACTGAAGGTATACCACAGGAAGTCATGCAGTGCTACTCACCTTCTTCTCAAG GATGAATCTCAGACTGAAGACCAAGATCATGTTTTGGATCCTGATGATTTTGTCCCACCTGTGCCACCTCCTTCCTATTTTGCAACTTTTTATTCTTGTACTCCACAAACGACTCGCAG GATGCTTGGCTTTGATGTGATTCCATTGCCCCATATCTATGGAGCACGAATCAAAGGTGTTGAAGTATTCTGCCCTCTGGACCCACCTCCTCCTTACGAAGCTGTGAGGAGCCAGAACAGCGCTGAGCAG gaagGTGCGCTACAAATAAGTGTCGTGGAAGTTCTTGATTCGGGGGAAGTGAGTGACAGGCAGGCCTTTCAAG GTGAAGAAATTCCTGAGTCTTCCAGCAGAGTGAGCCTTTTACCTTCAAATGCAAGCCCAGTGCCTGCAGGAGCACGAAGAAGAGCCTTCAATCCCTTGAGGAAAAGGTCTAAAAGTGACCCTGTGCTGCACTGCTGGTTGCTTCAAG GGGCAGTGCTCAGCTGTGAAACTACAATGCAGACTGAAGTAAAACCAGACCTCTGCGCTGTCACCTTGCGGAAGAGTTTGAGAGCAAGAGCTTCGAGGGGAAGACCCCAATCTTTGATAGACTACAACTCTTACACGGACACTAAGCGGCTTGTGGCATGGATCCTAGAGCAGTCCTCCTGCAACATGAGCCCTGACATACACGAATTGTTAGAAAATATCaagtctgttttaaaatcagatgaGAAACATATGGCAGAAGCTATCACCAGTGCCGCCTTCCTTGAGCAG gtGATGACATCTACCCAGCAAGCCATGTCATTGAGTGCCCATGTGTCACCTTTCAGACCACATCCTGGATTGCTGTACCTGGAGAGCTGTGGTGACCTGAGTACTTTCACCACAGATGAAGATCAGCTAGCAGAGATGAGGATCCAGAGAGCAGAGCGTGAACGGCCTCACAGTTTTATTTGCGTTGTCAGGGAAACTGCACTTTGA